The segment TCAAGAGCTCCTGGTACTCTTCCTCCACCTTTTCCCGTTCCAGGCCGGTCAGCCGCTGCAGGCGCATGTCCAGGATGGCCTGGGCCTGCTTTTCCGTCAGGTTGAAGTTCTCCATCAGCCCGGTGCGGGCTTCGTCGACGGTGCGCGACTGGCGGATCAGGGTGATCACGGCGTCGATGTGGTCCAGGGCGATGCGCAGCCCTTCCAGGATGTGGGCCCGGGCCTCGGCCTTGGCCAAGTCGTGCCGGGTCCGGCGCACGATCACGTCCTTCTGGTGGTCCAGGTAGTGGCGCAAGAGCTGCTTGAGGGTGAGCACCCGCGGCTGCCCATCCACCAGGGCCAGCTGGATGATGCCGTAGCTGACCTGCATGGGGGTGAACTTGTACAGCTGGTTGAGGATCACGTTGGGGTTGGCGCCCCGGGCCAGCTCGATGACCACCCGCAGCCCCGAGCGGTCCGTCTCGTCGCGCAGGTCGGTGATGCCCTCGATGCGCCGCTCCTGGACCAGCTCGGCGATCTTCTCGATGATCTTGCTCTTGGTCACCTCGTAGGGGATCTCGGTGACCACGATGCGCGCCTTGCCGCTGGCCGCCGTCTCGATCTGGGCGTGGGCGCGGATGGTGATGATGCCCCGGCCCGTGGTGTAGGCCTGGCGGATGCCTTCCCGCCCCACGATGATGCCGCCCGTGGGGAAGTCCGGCCCCTTGATCACCTTCATCAGATCGCGATCGGTGGCATCGGGATAATCGATCAGGTGGATGACGCCGTCGATGGCCTCCCGCAGGTTGTGGGGCGGGATGTTGGTCGCCATGCCCACGGCGATGCCCGCGGCCCCGTTGACCAGCAGGTTGGGGAAGCGCGCCGGCAGCACGGCCGGCTCCTGCTCCGTCTCGTCGAAGTTGGGAACGAAGTCGACGGTGTCCTTGTCCAGGTCCCGCATGAGCTCCATGGCCAGGGGGCTCAGGCGGGCCTCGGTATAGCGCATGGCCGCCGGGGGGTCGCCGTCGATGGAGCCGAAGTTGCCATGGCCCTCGATCAGCGGGTAGCGCATGGAGAAGTCCTGGGCCATGCGCACCAGCGCGTCGTAGACGGCGGCATCGCCGTGGGGATGGTACTTGCCCAGCACGTCACCCACGGTGCGGGCCGACTTCTTGAAGGGCTTATCGGGGGTGTTCCCCCCCTCCCGCATGGCGAAGAGGATGCGGCGGTGGACGGGCTTGAGGCCGTCCCGCACGTCGGGCAGCGCCCGGTTGACGATCACGCTCATGGCGTAATCGATGTAGGACTGTTTCATCTCCTCCTCGATGTCGACGGGGAGGATCTTGCCGTGAGTGTACTCTGCCATTGCGTCGCTCCTCGTCCTCCGTGCCGGGCCCGTCCGCGCCGCCGTCGCCGCGGCCCGCGGGCCGGCGGGTTCATCCCCCGGGGTGGGTCCGGACCGTCACCGGACGAACGCAGCCGGGCGGGCACCGGCAGCCCGCGCCATGGAGGCGGCCGGCGCGCCGCCCGCGTCATGCCCCCGCCCGGACGAGCCTGCGCCCTCTGCTCCTGCCAGCCGCTCCCACCGGGCCCCCATCCCCCAGGGCCCGGTGCACCTCCCGCTCCTGCGCAGCCCTGCCGGAGGCGTGGCGCGCTACCCCCGCTTCAAGCCGCCGGGCGGCAGGGCCGCGGAGGACCGGCGGGTCCTACCCGCCAGTTCCGCCGGCCCACCGGGTCACCCGATGGTGTCGAGGAACCGCACCTTGCGGGCGTGCTGCTCGATGAACTCCCGCCGCGGCTCGACGCGGCTTCCCATCAGGATGGAGAAGATCTGGTCCGCCGCCATGGCGTCTTCCAGGGTGACCTGGAGCAGGGTCCGGGTTTCCGGGTTCATGGTGGTCTCCCAGAGCTGCTCGGCGTTCATCTCGCCGAGGCCCTTGAACCGCTGGGCGGGCATGCGCTTACCGACCTGGCGGAAGAAGGCCTCCAACTGGTCGTCGTCGTAGAAGTAGTGTTCTTCCTTGCCTTGCCGTACCAGGTACAGGGGCGGCTGGGCGATGTAGACGTAGCCGGCCTCGATCAGCGGCCGCATGTACCGGAAGAAGAAGGTCAGAAGCAGCGTCCGGATGTGGGCACCGTCCACGTCGGCATCGGTCATCAGGATGATCTTGTGGTACCGGGCCCGGTGGATGTCGAACTCGTCGCCGATGCCCGTGCCGATGGCGGTGATCAGAGCCCGGATCTCGTCGTGGGCCAGGATCTTGTCCAGCCGCGCCTTTTCCACGTTGAGGATCTTGCCCCGCAGCGGCAACACCGCCTGGAAGCGCCGGTCCCGCCCTTGCTTGGCCGAGCCGCCGGCCGAGTCGCCCTCGACGATGAACAGCTCGGCCATGGCCGGATCGCGAACCGTGCAGTCGGTCAGCTTGCCCGGCAGGGCGGTGACCTCCAGGGCCGACTTGCGCCGCGTCAGTTCCCGGGCCTTGCGGGCCGCCTCCCGAGCCCGCATGGCGGTGATGGCCTTCTCCACCACCCGCCGCGCCACCTGGGGGTTTTCTTCAAAGTAGGTGGCCAGGGCTTCGCCGGTGACGGAATCGACCACGCCCCGGACCTCAGAGTTGCCCAGCTTGGTCTTGGTCTGGCCCTCGAACTGGGGCTCAGGAAGCTTCACGCTGAGGACGGCCGTCAGGCCCTCGCGGATGTCGTCGCCGGCGAGATTCTCGTCCCCGTTCTTCAGCAGGTTCGCCTTGCGGGCGTAGTCGTTGACCACCCGCGTCAGGGCCATCTTGAAGCCCGCCTCGTGGGTGCCGCCCTCGTGGGTGTGGATGGTGTTGGCAAAGGAGTACAGGGTCTCCACATAAGAGGTGGTCCATTGCAGGGCCATCTCCACCTCGACGCCGTCGCGTTCCGCCTTGTAGCTGATGGGCTCGGGGTGCAGGGCCTCCTTGGTCCGGTTGAGCAGCGCCACGAAGGACCGCAGCCCGCCCATGAACTGGAACAGGTTGCGCTCCCCCGTGCGCTCGTCCCGCAGCTCGATGTACAGGCCGGAGTTGAGCAGGGCGATCTCCCGCAGCCGGCCCACCACCACGTCGTACTTGAACTCCGTTTCCTCGAAGATCTCGGGGTCGGGCTTGAACCGGACGTAGGTGCCGGTGTCGTCCGCGGCGGTGGTGCCCACCACCTCCAGGCCCGTCTCCGGCTGGCCCCGCCGGTAGCGCTGGCGGTGGATCCGGCCCTCGCGGCGAACCTCGACCTCCAGCCACTCCGACAAGGCGTTGACCACCGACACGCCCACCCCATGGAGGCCGCCTGAAACCTTATAGGCTTGCCCGTCGAACTTGCCGCCGGCGTGAAGCATGGTCAGGACGACTTCCACCGTGGGCTTGCCCACCTTGGGGTGGATGCCCACGGGGATGCCGCCGCCGTTGTCGCGCACGCTGCAGCTGCCGTCGGCGTGGAGGGTCACGGTGATGGCCGTGCACCGGCCCGCCAGGGCTTCGTCCACGGCATTGTCCACCACTTCCCAGATCAGGTGGTGGAGCCCCCGCGGTCCCGTGGAGCCGATGTACATGCCCGGCCGCCGCCGGACGGCTTCCAAGCCCTCCAGGACCTGAATCTGGCTCTCGTCGTAACCCGTGCGCGCCACGCCGAAGCCTCCTTGCTGG is part of the Thermaerobacter subterraneus DSM 13965 genome and harbors:
- the gyrA gene encoding DNA gyrase subunit A, which gives rise to MAEYTHGKILPVDIEEEMKQSYIDYAMSVIVNRALPDVRDGLKPVHRRILFAMREGGNTPDKPFKKSARTVGDVLGKYHPHGDAAVYDALVRMAQDFSMRYPLIEGHGNFGSIDGDPPAAMRYTEARLSPLAMELMRDLDKDTVDFVPNFDETEQEPAVLPARFPNLLVNGAAGIAVGMATNIPPHNLREAIDGVIHLIDYPDATDRDLMKVIKGPDFPTGGIIVGREGIRQAYTTGRGIITIRAHAQIETAASGKARIVVTEIPYEVTKSKIIEKIAELVQERRIEGITDLRDETDRSGLRVVIELARGANPNVILNQLYKFTPMQVSYGIIQLALVDGQPRVLTLKQLLRHYLDHQKDVIVRRTRHDLAKAEARAHILEGLRIALDHIDAVITLIRQSRTVDEARTGLMENFNLTEKQAQAILDMRLQRLTGLEREKVEEEYQELLKEIEYLRAVLNSEKMVLDIIKQELGEIRDRFGDDRRTKIVAGAAEFEVEDLIAEEDVVITLTHRGYIKRLPVDTYRSQRRGGRGITGIQTREEDFVSQLFIATTHENLLFFTNRGKVYHRRVHEVPEASRTARGTAVVNLIEIGQDEQVTAVIPVRDFGEDRDLLMCTRRGVVKRTALAEFGHIRRGGLIALSLDPGDELVAVQLTDGRGDVLLLTRQGQAIRFPVAEVRTMGRTARGVMGIRLEEGDEVVGMEVADDEAHLLVITDRGYGKRTPVREFRAQGRGGKGIRAITLTARNGQVAGFEVVRPGEEVMLISQGGIVLRVPVDQVSIQGRAAQGVTVMRLEPGDRVSAVATVAQRGD
- the gyrB gene encoding DNA topoisomerase (ATP-hydrolyzing) subunit B, with the translated sequence MARTGYDESQIQVLEGLEAVRRRPGMYIGSTGPRGLHHLIWEVVDNAVDEALAGRCTAITVTLHADGSCSVRDNGGGIPVGIHPKVGKPTVEVVLTMLHAGGKFDGQAYKVSGGLHGVGVSVVNALSEWLEVEVRREGRIHRQRYRRGQPETGLEVVGTTAADDTGTYVRFKPDPEIFEETEFKYDVVVGRLREIALLNSGLYIELRDERTGERNLFQFMGGLRSFVALLNRTKEALHPEPISYKAERDGVEVEMALQWTTSYVETLYSFANTIHTHEGGTHEAGFKMALTRVVNDYARKANLLKNGDENLAGDDIREGLTAVLSVKLPEPQFEGQTKTKLGNSEVRGVVDSVTGEALATYFEENPQVARRVVEKAITAMRAREAARKARELTRRKSALEVTALPGKLTDCTVRDPAMAELFIVEGDSAGGSAKQGRDRRFQAVLPLRGKILNVEKARLDKILAHDEIRALITAIGTGIGDEFDIHRARYHKIILMTDADVDGAHIRTLLLTFFFRYMRPLIEAGYVYIAQPPLYLVRQGKEEHYFYDDDQLEAFFRQVGKRMPAQRFKGLGEMNAEQLWETTMNPETRTLLQVTLEDAMAADQIFSILMGSRVEPRREFIEQHARKVRFLDTIG